A single genomic interval of Spirosoma linguale DSM 74 harbors:
- a CDS encoding TonB family protein (TIGRFAM: TonB family protein~PFAM: Gram-negative tonB protein~KEGG: noc:Noc_0610 TonB-like protein): MIQQRRNNTVYTGIALSIYTLLIGLAVACSQRTQATQSGQATSQSPIEGEVFTVVEVPPSFPGGNARLSSYLQENLRYPEAAIKAKVQGKVFVSFLVMKEGTIRDVTILKGYSYGINEEAIRLIQAMPTWVPGKQAGHAVNVKYNLVVPFELASLK; this comes from the coding sequence ATGATACAGCAGCGAAGAAACAACACTGTTTATACCGGAATCGCCTTGTCAATTTACACGCTCCTGATTGGTTTGGCAGTAGCCTGTAGCCAGCGAACGCAGGCCACTCAGTCAGGCCAGGCAACCAGCCAATCCCCAATTGAGGGGGAAGTTTTTACGGTTGTGGAGGTACCTCCAAGTTTTCCGGGTGGCAATGCCCGGCTCAGCAGCTACCTACAGGAGAATTTGCGCTATCCTGAAGCAGCTATAAAAGCGAAAGTTCAGGGTAAAGTATTCGTCTCATTTCTGGTGATGAAAGAAGGTACTATACGGGATGTAACTATTTTAAAAGGCTATAGCTATGGCATTAATGAAGAAGCGATCCGCTTAATACAGGCCATGCCAACCTGGGTACCCGGCAAGCAGGCTGGCCACGCTGTAAATGTAAAATATAACCTGGTTGTTCCTTTTGAATTAGCCAGTCTAAAATAA
- a CDS encoding two component transcriptional regulator, winged helix family (PFAM: response regulator receiver; transcriptional regulator domain protein~SMART: response regulator receiver~KEGG: hypothetical protein LOC100209308): MATILLVEDDPNLGQLVQEYLTMKGYPTDRAIDGNQGLQLFMAGKYDLCIFDVMMPKKDGFTLAKEVRMDHRDVPIIFLTAKSMQEDTIQGFKAGADDYMTKPFSMEELLLRIQAILRRYQRSTESAEPTTYRIGSFSFDYPHQLLSRTADNASLNDQELAPQKLTSKESELLKLLAQNLNQPVSRSFALKMVWGDDSYFNARSMDVYVTKLRKYLREDPAVQLVNVHGEGFKLIV, from the coding sequence ATGGCAACGATTTTACTTGTTGAAGACGACCCCAACCTGGGGCAGTTAGTACAGGAGTACCTGACCATGAAAGGCTACCCAACCGATCGGGCTATCGACGGGAACCAGGGGTTGCAATTATTCATGGCGGGTAAGTACGACCTCTGTATTTTCGATGTGATGATGCCTAAGAAGGACGGATTCACACTGGCGAAGGAAGTCCGGATGGATCACCGCGACGTGCCCATCATTTTCCTGACGGCCAAATCCATGCAGGAAGATACCATTCAGGGGTTTAAGGCCGGGGCCGATGATTATATGACCAAACCCTTTAGTATGGAGGAACTGCTGCTCCGGATTCAGGCCATTCTGCGTCGGTACCAGCGCTCCACCGAATCGGCCGAACCCACTACCTACCGAATTGGCTCGTTTTCGTTCGATTATCCGCATCAACTTCTTTCTCGTACTGCGGACAATGCCTCATTGAATGATCAGGAATTAGCTCCTCAGAAACTAACCAGTAAGGAATCGGAGTTATTAAAACTGCTGGCACAAAACCTGAATCAACCGGTCAGTCGTAGTTTTGCCCTGAAAATGGTTTGGGGAGACGATTCGTACTTCAACGCCCGAAGCATGGATGTGTACGTGACAAAACTGCGCAAGTACCTCCGGGAAGATCCCGCAGTTCAGCTTGTTAATGTGCACGGCGAAGGCTTTAAATTAATTGTGTAG
- a CDS encoding sulfotransferase (PFAM: sulfotransferase~KEGG: rsp:RSP_3846 putative deacetylase sulfotransferase) yields MLTQQLINKHLPTRIGQRWRRLKTQTWGRLTAGWRKMPDFLIIGAQKAGTTSLFHYLAQHPDLAMPIDKEIHYYDVNYQKGINWYKQYFPLRSSASCSGEATPYYLFHPFVAKRIAHDMPGVKLIVCLRDPALRAFSHYQMMKRFGIEWLTFEEAIEQEPVRYQQGLRALTIDPLKRSPFHQDFSYLSRGKYARQIRQWLTYFPREQFLFLSSEELARHPAQALTRVYTFLGIRALLPTDLSHQNKGDAGSINPELLTRLRAYYQRDRKATEQLTGLNWTD; encoded by the coding sequence ATGCTTACTCAACAATTGATCAATAAGCACCTTCCTACCCGGATTGGCCAACGCTGGAGACGCCTGAAGACCCAGACCTGGGGTCGGCTCACGGCTGGCTGGCGTAAGATGCCTGATTTTCTGATTATTGGCGCTCAAAAGGCCGGCACGACGTCTCTGTTTCATTACCTGGCTCAGCATCCTGATCTGGCCATGCCCATTGACAAAGAAATTCATTATTATGATGTCAACTACCAGAAAGGTATAAACTGGTATAAACAGTATTTTCCCCTGCGGTCCAGTGCCAGCTGTTCCGGGGAAGCAACCCCGTATTATCTATTTCATCCATTCGTGGCGAAACGCATAGCCCACGACATGCCGGGGGTCAAACTAATCGTCTGTTTACGCGATCCGGCGCTACGCGCTTTTTCCCACTATCAGATGATGAAACGCTTCGGCATCGAATGGCTGACGTTTGAAGAAGCCATCGAGCAGGAGCCGGTTCGATACCAGCAGGGGCTAAGGGCCTTGACCATTGACCCATTGAAGCGCAGCCCCTTCCATCAGGATTTCTCTTATCTGTCCCGGGGGAAGTATGCCCGGCAGATTAGACAATGGCTTACGTATTTCCCTCGTGAGCAGTTTCTGTTCCTTTCCAGTGAGGAACTAGCCCGGCATCCGGCCCAGGCTCTGACACGGGTTTATACGTTTTTAGGCATACGCGCCCTGTTACCGACTGATCTCAGCCATCAGAACAAGGGGGATGCCGGTAGCATAAACCCCGAACTCCTCACCAGACTAAGAGCCTACTACCAGCGCGACCGTAAAGCAACCGAACAACTAACGGGTTTAAACTGGACGGACTAA
- a CDS encoding conserved hypothetical protein (KEGG: rsp:RSP_3985 hypothetical protein) — protein MQPKRILFTLGMHRSGTSLLASWLQDCGLFIGENLLPAAIGNKKGHFEDVRFLNLHQRVLGELSPIKRWYQPTVDFTQVARQLIQDNNRRHNQWSWKDPRTCLLLPAWESLLPDAKAIIIFRHYAQVTDSLIRRLQEINRTRKNRLIAAWNRWTRRYESAAFADECLLRWITYNEHILDYVARKATGDYVVVEVSSLVRHDRAIYQRLVADMGFVLTFRPLTGVFDGQMIRTDVENQLPCSPHLLRKADAIYQQLQALELATLTGGANSRLRTLDV, from the coding sequence ATGCAGCCAAAGCGTATTTTATTTACTTTAGGAATGCACCGTTCGGGCACTTCGCTGTTAGCCAGCTGGCTGCAGGACTGTGGCTTGTTTATCGGAGAAAACCTGCTTCCGGCCGCCATTGGCAACAAGAAAGGCCACTTTGAAGATGTTCGGTTTCTTAACCTCCACCAGCGTGTACTTGGAGAACTTAGTCCCATCAAACGCTGGTACCAGCCGACTGTCGATTTCACTCAGGTTGCCCGCCAGCTTATTCAGGATAACAACCGTCGGCATAACCAATGGTCCTGGAAAGACCCCCGTACCTGCCTTCTGCTACCAGCATGGGAATCCTTATTACCCGACGCCAAAGCGATCATTATATTTCGGCATTATGCTCAGGTAACCGATTCATTAATTCGTCGACTACAGGAGATCAACCGGACTCGTAAAAACAGGCTTATTGCTGCCTGGAACCGGTGGACCCGGCGGTACGAAAGTGCGGCCTTCGCCGATGAATGCCTTTTGCGGTGGATTACTTATAATGAACATATCCTCGACTATGTGGCGAGGAAAGCCACTGGCGACTATGTGGTGGTGGAAGTATCCTCCCTTGTCCGGCATGATCGGGCCATTTATCAGCGATTAGTTGCGGACATGGGTTTTGTATTGACCTTCAGGCCGCTCACCGGCGTCTTCGATGGCCAGATGATCCGAACGGACGTCGAGAACCAACTACCCTGTTCGCCCCACCTGCTCCGTAAAGCCGACGCCATCTACCAGCAGCTTCAGGCTCTGGAACTGGCAACGTTGACCGGCGGTGCCAATTCACGACTAAGGACATTAGATGTATGA
- a CDS encoding histidine kinase (PFAM: ATP-binding region ATPase domain protein; histidine kinase A domain protein~SMART: ATP-binding region ATPase domain protein; histidine kinase A domain protein~KEGG: rsh:Rsph17029_1559 PAS/PAC sensor signal transduction histidine kinase) encodes MSKQRIRWIVALMAIGLLGLVGLQLYWISSALQLQKEQFAYKVTDALQEVVRALERQEVYYQTNQRVRAREQQDRLMAIAKKEGRVVPKASGEHVAVHSEATPRAKAKRPLSSTDQLAARYGLPPGMTAAGTMVVQSDVLHPIVRPLSAEQMVVVEEFFRQQDELMAVGDWQAQLAQQHQFDQWVENVLNSELTRINNQIGHQAKRDSSGRAAKTQLRRAAQQRKTQSTDGVAALKPGLPTRPASVSQNRAEEQSHRIKDVLKGLLMSDRPIEERINRLALDTLLRQSLSERGIDIPFAYAVRTRQQPQFLFTSLGSDAQQFDKSGYKAALFPINLMERGNYVYVYFPTQQQFILNRLGFTFGASVVLILVILACFYIAISTIVQQKKLADIKNDFINNMTHEFKTPISTISLAVEMAQEQMSAGRGAWNKELVSGSSGDELAGRLSRYMGIIRDETRRLGSHVEKVLQMALLDRGEIKLNLSPVNVHDVIEKVLNNVGLQIEQRGGEVDLHFDADREVVEADELHLTNIIYNLLDNALKYSPESPHITISTRSLPDTSAVPGAASTLPGVSITVADRGVGMTKEQTNRIFEKFYRVPTGNRHDVKGFGLGLSYVKKMVDEHHGQIMVDSQPGKGSSFEVIIPYTQDLVVK; translated from the coding sequence ATGTCGAAACAACGCATACGCTGGATTGTTGCACTGATGGCCATTGGACTTTTGGGGCTGGTGGGGCTGCAATTGTACTGGATCAGTAGCGCCTTACAGTTACAGAAAGAACAGTTTGCCTATAAAGTGACGGATGCCTTGCAGGAGGTGGTTCGCGCACTGGAGCGGCAGGAAGTTTATTACCAGACCAATCAGCGCGTTCGGGCCCGCGAACAGCAGGACCGCCTGATGGCCATTGCCAAAAAAGAAGGTCGGGTGGTGCCTAAAGCATCTGGTGAGCACGTTGCCGTACATTCGGAAGCTACTCCACGGGCTAAGGCCAAACGCCCTCTGTCATCAACAGACCAGTTGGCGGCCCGGTACGGTTTGCCGCCAGGTATGACGGCCGCCGGTACTATGGTGGTTCAGTCGGATGTGCTGCATCCAATCGTCCGGCCGCTCTCGGCCGAACAGATGGTGGTAGTTGAAGAGTTTTTTCGGCAGCAGGATGAACTAATGGCAGTTGGCGACTGGCAGGCTCAACTAGCCCAGCAACACCAGTTTGACCAATGGGTCGAAAATGTACTGAACAGCGAGTTAACCCGCATCAATAACCAGATAGGACACCAAGCCAAGCGTGACTCGTCCGGACGGGCGGCTAAAACCCAGCTTCGTCGGGCTGCACAACAGCGGAAAACACAGTCGACAGATGGAGTGGCCGCCTTAAAACCTGGTTTGCCAACCCGCCCGGCCAGTGTGAGTCAGAATCGGGCCGAGGAACAATCGCACAGGATAAAAGACGTTTTGAAAGGTCTTCTGATGTCGGATCGCCCGATCGAAGAACGCATCAATCGGCTGGCACTCGATACGTTGCTACGGCAGTCGCTGTCCGAACGGGGCATTGATATTCCGTTTGCCTACGCCGTCCGAACGCGTCAGCAACCTCAATTTCTGTTCACCTCTCTTGGAAGTGATGCGCAGCAATTCGATAAAAGTGGCTATAAAGCGGCCCTCTTTCCAATTAACCTAATGGAAAGGGGTAACTATGTCTATGTTTATTTTCCTACCCAGCAGCAGTTTATTCTCAATCGGCTGGGGTTCACGTTTGGCGCGTCGGTTGTGCTGATTCTGGTTATTCTGGCTTGTTTTTACATTGCGATCAGCACAATCGTTCAGCAGAAAAAGCTGGCCGATATCAAGAATGATTTCATTAATAACATGACCCACGAGTTCAAAACGCCTATTTCGACGATCTCGCTGGCCGTAGAAATGGCGCAGGAGCAGATGAGTGCGGGCCGGGGAGCCTGGAACAAAGAGCTCGTCTCCGGCTCTTCCGGCGATGAACTGGCCGGTCGCCTGTCGAGGTACATGGGTATTATCCGGGACGAAACCCGGCGGCTGGGTTCGCACGTCGAAAAAGTGCTGCAAATGGCGCTGCTGGATCGGGGTGAGATAAAACTTAATCTGTCGCCCGTAAACGTGCACGACGTTATCGAAAAAGTACTGAACAACGTGGGGCTTCAAATTGAGCAGCGCGGGGGCGAAGTCGACCTGCATTTCGATGCCGACCGTGAAGTGGTGGAAGCGGATGAACTTCACCTGACAAACATCATTTATAATCTCCTCGATAATGCCCTGAAGTACTCACCCGAAAGCCCGCACATCACCATCAGCACGCGTAGTTTGCCCGATACATCGGCGGTGCCCGGTGCGGCTTCTACGCTGCCGGGGGTAAGCATTACGGTCGCTGATCGGGGCGTGGGCATGACGAAAGAGCAAACCAACCGAATTTTTGAGAAATTTTATCGGGTACCTACCGGCAACCGGCACGATGTAAAAGGCTTTGGCCTGGGTCTGAGCTATGTGAAAAAAATGGTCGATGAACACCACGGCCAGATTATGGTCGACAGCCAACCCGGCAAAGGCAGTTCATTTGAAGTCATTATACCGTATACACAAGATTTAGTAGTGAAGTAA
- a CDS encoding glycosyl transferase family 2 (PFAM: glycosyl transferase family 2~KEGG: sat:SYN_02665 glycosyltransferase), with protein sequence MNRLDSVNPRPLVSIMMPVRNMGGSIDRAIASILLQTYPHWELLIINDGSTDHTQAVVSSFTDNRIRWVSDDNQHLGIANRLNQAIALSRGAYLARMDADDVAYPERIEKQVEFLHKNSTIDLLGTSFVRVDAQGEVRNEALCPREHAQICQKLWMGFPLSHPTWMARANWFREWGYRKRFFNYGGEDIDILFRSYRSSRFACLPEILLAYNHAITLRKSSISFLLLFSILCRHRLWYQALLCALIIPVRTVIVVLVSNISPTVYSYIASRRKKASVATNERWRQLQSALSAWLFKKPAESINR encoded by the coding sequence ATGAATCGGTTGGATTCAGTCAACCCTCGGCCCCTGGTGTCCATTATGATGCCGGTCCGCAATATGGGTGGTAGCATTGATCGGGCCATCGCTTCGATTTTGTTGCAGACATACCCTCACTGGGAGCTTCTCATTATTAACGACGGCTCGACCGACCATACCCAGGCCGTGGTCAGCAGCTTTACCGACAACCGAATTCGCTGGGTATCCGATGATAACCAGCACCTGGGTATTGCAAACCGGCTCAATCAGGCGATTGCGCTGAGTCGTGGGGCTTATCTGGCCCGTATGGATGCGGATGATGTGGCCTACCCGGAGCGGATTGAAAAACAGGTAGAGTTTTTACACAAAAACTCCACGATTGACCTCTTAGGAACATCCTTTGTTCGGGTTGATGCCCAGGGCGAAGTAAGAAATGAAGCCCTATGCCCCCGCGAGCACGCTCAGATCTGTCAGAAGCTATGGATGGGGTTTCCTCTATCCCATCCCACCTGGATGGCTCGGGCGAACTGGTTTCGGGAATGGGGCTATCGAAAGCGGTTCTTCAATTATGGCGGAGAAGATATCGATATACTTTTCAGAAGTTACCGAAGCAGCCGGTTTGCCTGTTTGCCGGAGATACTGCTGGCGTATAACCATGCCATTACCCTGCGCAAGTCGTCTATCTCCTTCTTACTGCTGTTCAGTATACTCTGCCGCCATCGGCTTTGGTACCAAGCTTTACTGTGCGCGCTTATTATTCCAGTCCGAACGGTAATTGTCGTGCTGGTTAGTAATATAAGTCCAACAGTGTACAGCTACATTGCCAGTAGACGTAAAAAAGCGTCGGTAGCCACCAACGAACGCTGGCGCCAGTTACAGTCGGCGCTGTCGGCCTGGCTGTTTAAAAAGCCAGCGGAGTCAATTAACCGGTAG
- a CDS encoding methyltransferase FkbM family (TIGRFAM: methyltransferase FkbM family~KEGG: azc:AZC_3467 hypothetical protein), whose amino-acid sequence MSSNLIIDVGMHQGQDTNFYLAKGFRVIGIDADIHSINTAKERFKKYIDTNQFIPLHYAISDVDHEMVLFNISQESIWNSLNVDVANRHASLKDTVSVQSRTLASIFEEYGVPHYCKIDIEGYDDRCLQTLVPLQELPTYISVESECIGDAESLSDQDAQRTLDSLHRLGYQRFKLVDQASLAVLTDSDKFYKDSTQLLQKVVRKLHGIQLRQHLYKTVGHRFTPGSSGPFGEWLAGTWSDYDTAKKILHRHRHDYFNLPKALNYGFWCDWHATF is encoded by the coding sequence ATGAGTTCGAATTTGATTATTGATGTGGGCATGCATCAGGGGCAGGACACTAATTTTTACCTGGCTAAAGGGTTCCGGGTTATTGGTATTGATGCCGATATCCATTCCATTAACACAGCTAAAGAACGCTTTAAAAAGTATATCGACACAAACCAGTTTATTCCCCTGCACTACGCCATCTCGGATGTAGATCACGAAATGGTTCTGTTCAACATAAGCCAGGAGTCAATCTGGAATTCGCTGAATGTTGATGTTGCCAACCGGCACGCCAGTCTAAAAGACACTGTATCGGTCCAGTCCAGGACATTGGCCTCCATTTTTGAGGAGTATGGTGTACCTCATTACTGCAAGATCGATATTGAAGGCTACGATGACCGCTGTTTACAGACTCTAGTGCCTTTGCAGGAGCTACCCACCTATATTTCCGTAGAATCGGAATGTATTGGAGATGCCGAGTCGCTTAGTGACCAGGACGCTCAGCGCACATTAGACAGCCTGCACCGTTTGGGCTATCAGCGCTTTAAATTGGTAGATCAGGCTTCGTTAGCTGTGTTAACTGACAGCGATAAATTCTATAAAGACTCAACGCAGCTGCTGCAAAAGGTTGTCCGGAAACTTCATGGCATACAGTTAAGGCAGCATCTGTATAAAACCGTTGGCCATCGCTTTACTCCCGGCTCATCAGGACCTTTTGGAGAATGGCTGGCGGGTACATGGAGTGATTACGATACGGCAAAAAAGATACTGCACCGGCATCGGCACGATTATTTTAACCTGCCTAAGGCACTTAATTACGGGTTCTGGTGCGATTGGCATGCCACGTTCTAA
- a CDS encoding Porphobilinogen synthase (PFAM: delta-aminolevulinic acid dehydratase~KEGG: bba:Bd3444 delta-aminolevulinic acid dehydratase), whose protein sequence is MNLIRRPRRNRQSAVIRDMVQETRLSVTDFILPVFIMEGQNLRSEVSSMPGIYRYSLDLLLNEIQECVDLGVKTFDLFPNLPESRKDKYATESYNPDGLYPTAIRAIKERFPEVVIMTDVAMDPYSSDGHDGIVENGKILNDPTLEVLGKMALAQAQAGANIIGPSDMMDGRVGYLRQVLDEGGFHDVAIMSYAAKYASAFYGPFRDALDSAPKFGDKKTYQMNPANSREALIEAQLDFEEGADFLMVKPALAYLDIIKLLNDNFHLPIAAYNVSGEYAMIKAAAQNGWLDGERAMMESLMAIKRAGANVILTYFAKEAARYLLKNN, encoded by the coding sequence ATGAACTTAATACGTCGCCCGCGTCGGAACCGCCAATCGGCCGTTATCCGCGACATGGTACAGGAAACCCGCCTGTCGGTCACTGATTTTATTTTGCCGGTCTTCATTATGGAAGGCCAGAACCTCCGTTCGGAAGTATCGTCTATGCCGGGTATTTATCGGTACTCGCTGGATCTGCTGCTCAACGAAATTCAGGAGTGCGTAGACCTTGGGGTTAAAACGTTCGACCTCTTTCCTAACCTTCCCGAATCCCGCAAGGACAAGTACGCCACGGAAAGCTATAACCCCGATGGCCTGTATCCGACCGCCATCCGGGCTATTAAAGAGCGCTTTCCCGAGGTGGTTATCATGACCGACGTTGCCATGGACCCCTATAGTTCCGACGGGCACGATGGCATAGTGGAAAACGGAAAAATCCTGAACGACCCAACGCTTGAGGTATTGGGTAAAATGGCTTTGGCTCAGGCGCAGGCGGGTGCCAACATTATTGGTCCGTCGGATATGATGGATGGCCGCGTGGGCTATTTGCGTCAAGTGCTGGATGAAGGTGGTTTTCACGACGTTGCCATTATGTCGTATGCCGCTAAGTACGCCAGTGCTTTTTATGGCCCTTTTCGCGACGCCCTAGACTCGGCGCCGAAGTTCGGTGATAAAAAAACGTACCAGATGAACCCCGCCAACAGCCGGGAAGCCCTCATTGAAGCCCAGCTCGACTTCGAAGAGGGAGCCGATTTCCTAATGGTAAAACCTGCTTTAGCTTATCTGGACATTATTAAACTGCTGAATGATAATTTCCATCTGCCCATTGCAGCCTATAACGTGAGTGGCGAGTATGCCATGATCAAGGCAGCAGCGCAGAACGGCTGGCTCGACGGAGAACGCGCTATGATGGAGTCACTGATGGCTATTAAGCGGGCGGGGGCTAACGTTATTTTGACGTATTTTGCTAAGGAAGCAGCCCGCTATTTGTTGAAAAATAATTAA
- a CDS encoding amidohydrolase (PFAM: amidohydrolase~KEGG: asa:ASA_1709 dihydroorotase), with amino-acid sequence MSQLLIRNARLVNEGRVVETDVLIKDGFITKLGSGLSDAHSDKIIDAGGNYLLPGVIDDQVHFREPGLTHKATIGSEARAAVAGGVTSFMEMPNTVPNALTQELLADKYAIAARTSLANYSFFMGASNDNLDEVLRTNTADVCGIKVFMGSSTGNMLVDNEQVLDQLFKESPMLIATHCEDEATVRANAEHYKAEYGEQATAGLHPLIRNEEACLRSSSLAVELAKRHNTRLHILHISTADELALFRNDIPLTEKRITAEVCVHHLWFDSEDYARLGNQIKCNPAIKAPYHKEALLAGLLDDRLDIIATDHAPHTWAEKQQHYWQAPAGLPLVQHPLLLMLDFVKQGKLSIETLVRKMSHAPADCFQIDRRGYVREGYWADLVLVDPVRPITVAKENILYQCGWSPLEGHTFGASVTHTIVSGRLVYENGRFMTDQPGERMMFTR; translated from the coding sequence ATGAGTCAATTATTAATACGCAATGCCAGATTGGTAAACGAAGGTCGCGTTGTTGAAACCGATGTTCTGATCAAGGACGGATTCATCACCAAACTGGGTTCAGGCCTGTCGGATGCTCATTCTGATAAAATCATTGACGCTGGTGGCAATTACCTTCTACCGGGTGTAATTGATGATCAGGTGCATTTCCGGGAGCCGGGCCTGACGCACAAAGCCACAATTGGGTCGGAAGCGCGGGCGGCCGTAGCCGGGGGTGTTACCAGTTTTATGGAAATGCCCAATACCGTGCCTAATGCGCTGACTCAGGAATTGCTGGCCGATAAATACGCCATTGCAGCCAGAACATCGCTGGCTAACTACTCTTTTTTCATGGGGGCGTCGAATGATAACCTCGACGAAGTGCTGCGAACCAACACCGCCGATGTGTGTGGCATTAAAGTATTCATGGGCTCATCGACGGGGAATATGCTTGTCGATAATGAACAGGTGCTGGACCAATTATTTAAGGAAAGTCCGATGCTCATTGCTACCCACTGTGAGGACGAAGCTACAGTTCGGGCGAATGCAGAGCATTATAAGGCCGAATACGGCGAACAGGCAACGGCTGGACTTCATCCGCTGATTCGGAACGAAGAAGCCTGCCTGCGGTCGTCTTCCCTGGCTGTTGAACTGGCTAAGCGGCACAATACCCGCCTGCATATTCTGCACATTTCCACCGCCGATGAACTGGCGCTGTTCAGAAACGATATTCCGCTGACCGAAAAGCGTATAACAGCCGAAGTATGTGTGCATCACCTCTGGTTCGACAGCGAAGACTATGCCAGGTTGGGCAACCAGATCAAGTGCAATCCCGCTATTAAAGCTCCGTATCACAAAGAAGCCTTACTGGCCGGGCTTCTGGACGACCGGCTCGACATTATCGCAACCGACCACGCGCCCCACACCTGGGCCGAAAAACAGCAGCATTACTGGCAGGCACCGGCCGGTTTACCACTGGTACAGCATCCACTATTGCTCATGTTGGATTTCGTGAAGCAGGGTAAACTCTCGATTGAAACCCTTGTTCGTAAAATGAGCCACGCCCCCGCCGACTGTTTCCAGATCGACCGGCGCGGGTATGTCCGTGAGGGCTACTGGGCCGATCTTGTTTTGGTTGACCCGGTCCGGCCTATAACAGTAGCAAAGGAAAACATTCTGTATCAGTGTGGATGGTCGCCGTTGGAAGGGCATACGTTCGGTGCGAGTGTAACGCATACGATTGTTTCGGGCAGGCTCGTGTATGAAAATGGCCGTTTCATGACTGACCAGCCGGGTGAGCGAATGATGTTTACGCGATAA
- a CDS encoding adenylylsulfate kinase (KEGG: cvi:CV_2104 adenylyl-sulfate kinase~TIGRFAM: adenylylsulfate kinase~PFAM: adenylylsulfate kinase; Chloramphenicol phosphotransferase family protein): MNTNAIVIWLTGLSGAGKTTIAQELVRQLSRQGVKACNLDGDQLRKGLNANLSYSEADRTENVRRTAEVAKLMADNGIVPIVSLISPTQAMRSLARSIVSDHRFVLVYVNAPLALCEQRDVKQLYKKARLGLVTQFTGIDAAYEAPHDYDIELLTAYQDVLTCTASIQQYITHAYSTIDQ; this comes from the coding sequence ATGAACACAAATGCCATTGTCATTTGGCTCACTGGCTTATCGGGGGCTGGGAAAACAACGATTGCTCAGGAGCTGGTCCGGCAGTTATCCCGGCAGGGCGTTAAAGCCTGCAACCTGGATGGGGATCAGCTGCGAAAGGGGTTAAATGCCAATTTATCCTACAGTGAAGCCGACCGGACCGAGAACGTCAGGCGGACGGCGGAAGTAGCGAAACTAATGGCCGACAACGGAATAGTGCCCATTGTATCCCTGATAAGTCCTACCCAGGCGATGCGATCCTTAGCCCGGTCTATAGTATCCGACCACCGTTTTGTGCTCGTTTATGTCAATGCGCCCTTAGCCCTTTGCGAACAGCGGGACGTAAAGCAGCTTTATAAAAAAGCCAGACTAGGCCTCGTCACCCAGTTTACAGGAATTGACGCAGCCTACGAAGCACCCCACGATTACGATATCGAACTGCTGACCGCCTATCAGGATGTACTAACCTGCACGGCCTCTATTCAGCAATATATAACTCATGCTTACTCAACAATTGATCAATAA